From a single Collibacillus ludicampi genomic region:
- a CDS encoding recombinase family protein, with amino-acid sequence MRIGYARVSTVDQSLDMQIDALKEAGCERIYTEKESGAKDDRPELERALDNLREGDILVVYKLDRLARSTVKLIMTLDEIQKKGAEFVSLNDKIDTTTAAGKALFGMLAVFAEFERNVIIERTKAGLEAARARGRVGGRPKTDQKKIEKAIKLYDTQQYTVSEITEMTGVTKATLYRALKERQA; translated from the coding sequence ATGAGAATCGGATATGCGCGGGTATCAACGGTCGATCAATCATTGGATATGCAAATCGATGCGTTAAAAGAGGCAGGATGTGAGCGCATCTATACAGAGAAGGAGAGCGGTGCAAAGGACGATAGACCAGAGTTGGAGCGTGCATTAGATAATCTTAGAGAAGGTGATATATTAGTCGTCTACAAACTAGATCGACTTGCACGTTCTACAGTAAAACTCATCATGACATTGGACGAGATTCAGAAAAAAGGCGCGGAATTTGTGAGCTTGAATGACAAGATTGATACAACGACAGCTGCGGGAAAAGCATTGTTTGGTATGCTTGCGGTATTTGCTGAATTTGAACGAAATGTCATTATCGAACGTACCAAAGCGGGATTAGAAGCAGCACGAGCACGTGGGCGTGTTGGTGGCCGACCGAAAACGGATCAAAAGAAGATCGAGAAGGCAATAAAGTTGTACGACACGCAGCAATATACTGTATCAGAAATAACCGAAATGACCGGCGTTACAAAAGCAACGTTGTATCGAGCGTTGAAGGAACGGCAGGCGTGA